A region from the Serinibacter arcticus genome encodes:
- a CDS encoding LuxR C-terminal-related transcriptional regulator, translating into MTQAAGLPSTSTTPGPDGAAAGDGRVRVVLVDDHDMFRTGVRASLDERIEIVGEAADVPSAIEVVRRTRPAVVLLDVHLPGGSGGGGAEVARQCADLAPGVRFLALSVSDAAEDVVGVIRAGARGYVTKSISPTALCDAVVRVAGGDAVFSPRLAGFVLDAFGAVGGAGAAEQAAGDDELDRLTAREREVMRLIARGRSYREVAGELFISVKTVETHVSAVLRKLQLSSRHELTRWAAARRLL; encoded by the coding sequence ATGACGCAGGCAGCAGGTCTTCCGAGCACGAGCACGACCCCCGGGCCCGACGGCGCGGCCGCCGGTGACGGCCGGGTGAGGGTGGTGCTGGTCGACGACCACGACATGTTCCGCACCGGGGTGCGGGCGTCGCTGGACGAGCGGATCGAGATCGTCGGCGAGGCCGCCGACGTGCCCAGCGCGATCGAGGTCGTCCGACGCACCCGGCCCGCCGTCGTGCTCCTGGACGTCCACCTGCCCGGCGGCAGCGGGGGCGGGGGCGCTGAGGTGGCGCGGCAGTGCGCCGACCTGGCGCCCGGCGTCCGGTTCCTCGCGCTCTCGGTGAGCGACGCCGCCGAGGACGTCGTCGGCGTCATCCGCGCCGGGGCGCGCGGGTACGTCACCAAGTCGATCAGCCCGACGGCGCTGTGCGACGCCGTCGTGCGCGTGGCCGGCGGCGACGCCGTGTTCTCGCCGCGCCTGGCGGGCTTCGTGCTGGACGCGTTCGGCGCCGTGGGGGGAGCGGGCGCGGCCGAGCAGGCGGCCGGCGACGACGAGCTCGACCGCCTCACGGCGCGCGAGCGCGAGGTCATGCGCCTCATCGCGCGGGGCCGGTCCTACCGCGAGGTCGCGGGCGAGCTGTTCATCTCGGTCAAGACGGTCGAGACGCACGTCTCGGCGGTGCTGCGCAAGCTGCAGCTGTCCTCGCGGCACGAGCTCACGCGGTGGGCGGCGGCACGTCGGCTGCTCTGA
- a CDS encoding glycosyltransferase family 4 protein → MLRAPRRGIETQVGDLAAHQVAAGHEVHVLTATAADPRDGGDARSRHASVTTTADGVRVHRLASRLVGGLPVHPRGSALIARRLRALAPDVVHVQAGVLSPFAFQGARAARAANLPLAITWHCMLDGVERPLRAGARVLGWDGESAALSAVSDVAARRVASAFPVEGGPADVGVLPNGLDVAAWAPTGPPRGADGVLRLVATQRVAPRKRTRTLVQTLAGARAVLGAGRVELTIAGDGPDAAAVRREAERLGVADAVHLLGRVPRAQLPALYARHDVFVSPARLEAFGIAALEARASGLPVVALDGTGITSFVTDEVDGLLAVDDAALISAVVRLAQDAALRGAIADHNRTVPPAADWSDVLAAAEREYARARRLVRFVP, encoded by the coding sequence CTGCTTCGCGCCCCGCGTCGGGGGATCGAGACCCAGGTCGGCGACCTCGCCGCGCACCAGGTCGCGGCCGGCCACGAGGTCCACGTCCTGACCGCCACCGCGGCCGACCCCCGCGACGGCGGCGACGCGCGCTCGCGCCACGCCTCCGTCACGACGACGGCGGACGGCGTCCGGGTGCACCGCCTCGCCTCGCGGCTCGTCGGGGGGCTCCCCGTGCACCCGCGCGGCTCCGCCCTGATCGCCCGGCGGCTGCGCGCCCTGGCCCCCGACGTCGTGCACGTCCAGGCCGGCGTCCTCTCGCCGTTCGCCTTCCAGGGGGCGCGCGCGGCGCGGGCCGCGAACCTGCCGCTCGCGATCACGTGGCACTGCATGCTCGACGGCGTCGAGCGGCCGCTGCGCGCCGGCGCCCGCGTCCTCGGGTGGGACGGCGAGAGCGCCGCGCTGTCCGCCGTCAGCGACGTCGCCGCGCGCCGGGTCGCGAGCGCGTTCCCCGTCGAGGGCGGGCCGGCCGACGTCGGGGTGCTGCCCAACGGGCTCGACGTCGCGGCGTGGGCCCCGACCGGCCCGCCGCGGGGGGCCGACGGCGTGCTGCGGCTGGTCGCCACGCAGCGGGTCGCCCCGCGCAAGCGCACCCGGACGCTCGTGCAGACGCTCGCCGGCGCCCGCGCCGTGCTGGGAGCCGGGCGCGTCGAGCTGACGATCGCCGGCGACGGGCCCGACGCGGCCGCCGTCCGGCGCGAGGCCGAGCGCCTCGGGGTGGCCGACGCGGTGCACCTGCTGGGGCGGGTGCCGCGTGCGCAGCTCCCTGCGCTGTACGCGAGGCACGACGTCTTCGTCTCGCCGGCGCGGTTGGAGGCGTTCGGGATCGCAGCCCTCGAGGCCCGCGCGTCGGGGCTGCCCGTGGTGGCGCTGGACGGCACGGGCATCACGTCGTTCGTCACGGACGAGGTGGACGGCCTGCTCGCCGTCGACGACGCCGCCCTGATCTCCGCCGTCGTGCGCCTGGCCCAGGACGCCGCGCTGCGCGGGGCGATCGCGGACCACAACCGCACCGTGCCGCCGGCCGCCGACTGGAGCGACGTGCTCGCGGCCGCCGAGCGCGAGTACGCCCGCGCCCGCCGCCTGGTCCGCTTCGTCCCCTGA
- a CDS encoding PspC domain-containing protein, whose protein sequence is MSTPHESQPGPPSGENAGASQPYSSGSSSPGGPTGSPNPYGTPGPYSPSGSPRPSGAPAFWAWLRDLGVTRSSERWIGGVAGGVAARFNLDPLVVRGLFAASLLLGGIGFLLYGVAWALLPEPDGRIHAEQALRGHGDSAMVGIVLLVVAGIGPASWIGAPWADGGVWDGLKGVGWLVIAALVVYYLRQRRSGRGWAGGPGQRTSSSSSGATTTPAPPPPGTHPGPAGPLWGSASTASTSPAPTVQDLTTPYPEVGSEGTVHRSGSLPPLEPLPPLTGSGAAGSTTPAYATGATGASAPARPKPPIVRGPGTAMIAVVAALAILTVAALLLANRTGAVGGIGWGLTLGILVALIGSAIVVTGLRGRRSGVLTLFAIVGMLAASSAVSNSQGWDWDWEATQLVGEVDITPTSREEAAAAVSIGAGNATVDLTQVPLTAETLTVPVSVNAGQIEIVVPAGADVRADIDIFAGEVSWTVDGQDETASGRLTQPLTYSTDSVTDGAEPQLVLDISVGAGDITITEATS, encoded by the coding sequence ATGTCCACACCACACGAGAGCCAGCCGGGTCCGCCGTCCGGTGAGAACGCCGGCGCGTCGCAGCCGTACTCCTCCGGCTCGTCGAGCCCGGGCGGACCGACCGGGTCGCCGAACCCGTACGGCACGCCCGGTCCGTACAGCCCGTCCGGATCCCCCCGGCCGTCGGGCGCCCCGGCCTTCTGGGCCTGGCTGCGCGACCTGGGCGTGACCCGCAGCTCCGAGCGCTGGATCGGCGGCGTCGCCGGCGGCGTCGCCGCGCGCTTCAACCTCGACCCGCTGGTGGTGCGCGGCCTGTTCGCCGCCTCGCTGCTGCTCGGCGGCATCGGCTTCCTGCTCTACGGCGTCGCCTGGGCCCTCCTGCCCGAGCCCGACGGCCGCATCCACGCCGAGCAGGCGCTGCGCGGCCACGGGGACTCCGCGATGGTCGGCATCGTGCTTCTCGTCGTCGCGGGGATCGGCCCGGCCAGCTGGATCGGGGCCCCCTGGGCCGACGGCGGCGTCTGGGACGGCCTCAAGGGCGTCGGCTGGCTCGTGATCGCGGCGCTGGTCGTCTACTACCTGCGGCAGCGCAGGTCGGGCAGGGGCTGGGCGGGGGGACCGGGTCAGCGCACCTCCAGCTCCTCCTCCGGTGCGACGACGACCCCGGCCCCGCCGCCGCCCGGGACGCACCCCGGCCCCGCCGGCCCGCTGTGGGGCTCGGCGTCGACGGCGTCGACGTCGCCCGCCCCGACCGTCCAGGACCTCACCACCCCCTACCCGGAGGTCGGGTCGGAGGGGACGGTGCACCGCAGCGGCAGCCTGCCGCCGCTCGAGCCGCTCCCCCCGCTGACGGGTTCCGGCGCCGCCGGCTCCACCACGCCGGCCTACGCCACCGGCGCCACCGGCGCGAGCGCACCCGCCCGCCCCAAGCCTCCGATCGTGCGGGGCCCGGGAACGGCGATGATCGCCGTCGTCGCCGCCCTCGCGATCCTCACCGTGGCCGCGCTCCTGCTCGCCAACCGCACGGGCGCCGTCGGCGGCATCGGTTGGGGCCTGACCCTCGGCATCCTGGTGGCCCTCATCGGTTCCGCGATCGTCGTCACCGGGCTCCGCGGCCGGCGCAGCGGCGTGCTGACCCTGTTCGCGATCGTGGGGATGCTGGCGGCGTCCTCCGCCGTCTCGAACTCGCAGGGCTGGGACTGGGACTGGGAGGCCACGCAGCTGGTGGGCGAGGTCGACATCACCCCCACCTCGCGCGAGGAGGCCGCCGCGGCCGTCTCCATCGGGGCCGGGAACGCGACCGTCGACCTCACGCAGGTCCCGCTGACGGCCGAGACGCTGACCGTCCCGGTCAGCGTCAACGCGGGCCAGATCGAGATCGTGGTGCCCGCGGGCGCCGACGTCCGCGCGGACATCGACATCTTCGCCGGCGAGGTGAGCTGGACCGTCGACGGCCAGGACGAGACCGCCTCCGGGCGGCTGACCCAACCCCTGACCTACTCCACCGACAGCGTCACCGACGGCGCCGAGCCGCAGCTCGTGCTCGACATCTCGGTCGGCGCCGGCGACATCACGATCACGGAGGCCACCTCATGA
- a CDS encoding ATP-binding protein: MTTSAPQGQTQPGVPAPAARPRFVRPVRGRWVAGVASGLATHLGVDPRIVRTAFVVATLLGGVGALAYLFWWVTVPPGVPGREPAAPAWSRLARPLTTHGDGGPHRGVKVSDVVVALGLLAVAALLLASRLGERPTQSWVVPTLLLLAGAALTWSELDARRPGSGGANGASGTASNGRVRIIRLAGGIAITAIGVFLLVGQRAEPVVMVQSALAAVAVLAGVALVLAPWWLRLVRELGDARAERERESERADIAAHLHDSVLQTLALIRTRSTEPEVVRLARAQERDLRSWLYDDRVLAATSFAVQVKEVVAEIEDTRTHSDGTAPQIETVVVGDVVPSEETHAVLAATREALLNAIAHGRPPVSVYLEASENEVEVFVRDHGDGFDLDDVSPDRFGVRESILGRVRRRGGQASVREVPDGGTEVRIYLPRSSRGEGEE, encoded by the coding sequence GTGACGACCTCGGCGCCGCAGGGCCAGACGCAGCCGGGCGTGCCCGCTCCCGCGGCGCGCCCCCGCTTCGTGCGCCCGGTGCGCGGCCGCTGGGTGGCCGGCGTCGCCTCGGGGCTCGCCACGCACCTCGGCGTCGATCCCCGCATCGTGCGGACGGCGTTCGTCGTCGCGACGCTGCTCGGCGGCGTGGGAGCGCTCGCGTACCTCTTCTGGTGGGTCACCGTGCCGCCCGGGGTGCCCGGGCGTGAGCCGGCCGCCCCCGCCTGGTCCCGCCTCGCCCGACCGCTCACCACGCACGGCGACGGCGGACCGCACCGGGGCGTGAAGGTGAGCGACGTCGTCGTCGCCCTCGGCCTCCTCGCGGTGGCCGCGCTGCTGCTCGCCTCCCGCCTGGGGGAGCGCCCGACCCAGAGCTGGGTGGTGCCGACCCTGCTGCTCCTCGCGGGAGCCGCGCTGACGTGGAGCGAGCTCGACGCCCGACGCCCCGGGTCGGGCGGCGCGAACGGCGCGAGCGGCACCGCCTCGAACGGCCGCGTGCGCATCATCCGGCTCGCGGGCGGCATCGCCATCACCGCGATCGGCGTCTTCCTCCTGGTCGGCCAGCGCGCCGAGCCCGTCGTGATGGTGCAGTCGGCGCTGGCCGCCGTCGCCGTGCTCGCGGGCGTCGCGCTCGTGCTGGCGCCGTGGTGGCTGCGGCTGGTGCGGGAGCTGGGCGACGCCCGCGCCGAGCGCGAGCGCGAGTCCGAGCGCGCCGACATCGCCGCCCACCTGCACGACTCCGTGCTCCAGACGCTCGCCCTCATCCGCACCCGCTCCACCGAGCCCGAGGTGGTGCGCCTGGCCCGCGCGCAGGAGCGTGATCTGCGGTCCTGGCTGTACGACGACCGGGTTCTCGCGGCGACGTCCTTCGCCGTCCAGGTCAAGGAGGTGGTCGCCGAGATCGAGGACACGCGCACCCACTCGGACGGCACGGCGCCCCAGATCGAGACCGTCGTCGTGGGCGACGTCGTCCCGAGCGAGGAGACCCACGCCGTCCTGGCCGCCACCCGCGAGGCGCTGCTGAACGCGATCGCGCACGGCCGGCCGCCGGTCTCGGTGTACCTGGAGGCGTCCGAGAACGAGGTCGAGGTGTTCGTGCGCGACCACGGCGACGGCTTCGACCTCGACGACGTCTCGCCCGACCGGTTCGGGGTCCGCGAGTCGATCCTCGGTCGGGTCAGGCGCCGCGGCGGCCAGGCGAGCGTGCGCGAGGTGCCCGACGGCGGCACCGAGGTCCGGATCTACCTGCCCCGGTCGTCCCGGGGCGAGGGCGAGGAGTGA